One Halomonas sp. M4R1S46 genomic window carries:
- the hisS gene encoding histidine--tRNA ligase: MSKKIQAIRGMNDLLPDQSPLWQYFEGQVRTLMSRYGYDEIRTPIVEQTALFKRSIGEVTDIVEKEMYTFEDRNGDSLTLRPEGTASCVRAALEHGLLHNQTQRLWYQGPMFRHERPQKGRYRQFHQVGVESFGLEGPDIDAEMILLSARLWKQLGLFEHVTLELNSLGSPEARAAYRDTLVDYFEAHLDLLDEDSRRRLTSNPLRILDSKNPDMAPMLADAPRLMDHLDAESKDHFERLTAMLDAAGIGYEVNPRLVRGLDYYSRTVFEWTTTALGSQGTVCAGGRYDGLVEQLGGKPVPAVGFALGIERLILLLDTLELVPDAARGELDVYLLPMGEATEPAALLLAERLRESLPGLRLQLHCGGGSFKSRIKKADRSGARLALLLGEDELAENAVTLKFLREDREQQRLAQADLATTLTSLLAGDTLA; encoded by the coding sequence TTGAGCAAGAAGATCCAGGCCATTCGTGGCATGAACGACCTGCTGCCGGACCAGTCCCCGCTGTGGCAGTACTTCGAGGGCCAGGTGCGCACCCTGATGAGTCGCTATGGCTATGACGAGATCCGTACCCCCATCGTCGAGCAGACCGCCCTGTTCAAGCGCTCCATCGGCGAGGTCACCGACATCGTCGAGAAGGAGATGTACACCTTCGAGGACCGCAACGGCGACAGCCTGACGCTGCGCCCCGAGGGCACGGCGAGCTGCGTGCGGGCCGCCCTGGAGCACGGCCTGCTGCACAACCAGACCCAGCGGCTGTGGTACCAGGGCCCGATGTTCCGCCACGAGCGTCCCCAGAAGGGCCGCTATCGGCAGTTCCACCAGGTCGGCGTGGAGAGCTTCGGCCTCGAGGGACCGGACATCGATGCCGAGATGATCCTGCTGTCGGCCCGGCTGTGGAAGCAGCTCGGCCTGTTCGAGCACGTCACCCTGGAGCTCAATTCCCTGGGCTCGCCGGAGGCCCGCGCGGCCTACCGCGACACCCTGGTCGACTACTTCGAGGCCCACCTCGATCTGCTCGACGAGGACTCGCGCCGGCGCCTGACCAGCAACCCGCTGCGCATCCTCGACTCCAAGAACCCCGACATGGCGCCGATGCTGGCCGATGCGCCGCGGCTGATGGATCACCTGGACGCCGAGTCGAAGGACCACTTCGAGCGGCTCACCGCCATGCTCGACGCCGCCGGCATCGGCTACGAGGTCAACCCGCGCCTGGTCCGCGGCCTGGACTACTATTCGCGCACCGTCTTCGAGTGGACCACCACGGCGCTGGGCAGCCAGGGCACGGTCTGCGCCGGCGGCCGCTACGACGGCCTGGTCGAGCAGCTCGGCGGCAAGCCGGTCCCCGCGGTCGGCTTCGCCCTGGGCATCGAGCGCCTGATCCTGCTGCTCGACACCCTGGAGCTGGTACCCGACGCGGCCCGCGGCGAGCTCGACGTCTACCTGCTGCCGATGGGCGAGGCCACCGAGCCGGCCGCCCTGCTGCTCGCCGAGCGGCTGCGCGAGTCGCTGCCCGGGCTGCGCCTTCAGCTGCACTGCGGCGGCGGCAGCTTCAAGAGCCGCATCAAGAAGGCCGACCGGAGCGGCGCCCGCCTGGCCCTGCTGCTGGGCGAGGACGAGCTCGCCGAGAACGCCGTGACCCTCAAGTTCCTGCGCGAGGACCGCGAACAGCAGCGCCTCGCCCAGGCCGACCTGGCCACGACCCTCACATCCCTGCTGGCAGGCGACACCCTCGCCTGA
- the pilW gene encoding type IV pilus biogenesis/stability protein PilW, whose protein sequence is MTRRPRLPGFRHLPVTVLLASALWLAGCAAQPGASTPAAAETADPVAAYTRLGVAYLERNNLPRALSALDRALELDPEAPEALQAMAMVYQRQGEAALADETFRRALRSAPDLTRARNNYAAFLYDQGRIGEACQQLEQATEDTQYANRAQLFTNLGQCQRELGDTRAARESLERAQSIDPRRPGSYLRLAELEYEQGNYARAERELETYRRLAGTTTAARRLARDIAQARGDQVDAPPLDASRGAP, encoded by the coding sequence ATGACCCGTCGCCCGCGCCTGCCCGGTTTCCGACACCTGCCCGTCACCGTCCTCCTGGCGAGCGCCCTGTGGCTGGCCGGCTGCGCCGCCCAGCCCGGCGCGAGCACGCCGGCCGCAGCGGAGACGGCCGACCCGGTGGCGGCCTATACCCGCCTCGGTGTGGCCTACCTGGAGCGCAACAACCTGCCCCGGGCCCTGTCGGCCCTGGACCGCGCCCTGGAGCTGGACCCCGAGGCTCCCGAGGCCCTGCAGGCCATGGCCATGGTCTACCAGCGGCAGGGCGAAGCGGCCCTGGCCGACGAGACCTTCCGCCGGGCCCTGCGCAGCGCGCCGGACCTGACCCGAGCACGCAACAACTATGCCGCCTTCCTGTATGATCAGGGACGCATCGGCGAGGCCTGCCAGCAGCTCGAGCAGGCCACCGAAGACACCCAGTACGCCAACCGGGCCCAGCTGTTCACCAACCTCGGCCAGTGCCAGCGGGAGCTCGGCGACACCCGGGCCGCGCGCGAGAGCCTGGAGCGCGCCCAGAGCATCGACCCGCGCCGGCCCGGCAGCTACCTGCGCCTGGCCGAGCTCGAGTACGAGCAGGGCAACTATGCCCGCGCCGAGCGCGAGCTCGAGACCTACCGGCGCCTGGCCGGCACCACCACGGCGGCCCGCCGCCTGGCCCGCGACATCGCCCAGGCCCGGGGCGATCAGGTCGACGCGCCCCCGCTGGATGCTTCACGTGGCGCGCCCTGA
- the bamB gene encoding outer membrane protein assembly factor BamB, giving the protein MKASFVIAATAALGLLAGCAGQVEPQYPPKELQATAGTTTTETLWHQQVGDGLGLGGYPLSPAQDGDVIFAADQHGLVQALDADSGEPRWTTELSAGASSGLTAVAGRVYLGTRNGEVLALDQADGEVLWRTRVSSEVLAAPQANRELLVVQAVDGKVTALDRESGAERWVYSASRPSLTLRSTGTPRVIDQVTFAGLANGRLVTLDNRVGQPLWERRIATPEGRSEIERLVDLAGQPVLTQDGRLFVTSYNGRLMALRATTGETLWSRDVSSYRTPVLVGDFLFVVDEASHLLALNAGNGEELWRLEALEGRGLTDPAFADGRLVVGDFEGYLHLIDAREGTVVGRTEIDGSGISVRPLTDGRRVYALADDGSLEALELQP; this is encoded by the coding sequence ATGAAAGCGAGCTTCGTGATCGCCGCCACCGCGGCCCTCGGCCTGCTGGCCGGCTGTGCCGGCCAGGTGGAGCCCCAGTACCCGCCGAAGGAACTGCAGGCCACCGCCGGCACCACCACCACCGAGACCCTGTGGCACCAGCAGGTCGGCGACGGCCTGGGCCTGGGCGGCTATCCCCTGTCGCCGGCCCAGGACGGCGACGTCATCTTCGCCGCCGACCAGCATGGCCTGGTCCAGGCCCTGGATGCCGACAGCGGCGAGCCCCGCTGGACCACCGAGCTCTCCGCCGGCGCCTCCAGCGGCCTGACCGCCGTGGCCGGCCGGGTCTACCTGGGCACCCGCAACGGCGAGGTGCTGGCCCTCGACCAGGCCGACGGCGAGGTGCTGTGGCGCACCCGGGTCAGCAGCGAGGTGCTGGCCGCGCCCCAGGCCAACCGCGAACTGCTGGTGGTCCAGGCCGTGGACGGCAAGGTCACCGCCCTGGATCGCGAGAGCGGCGCCGAGCGCTGGGTCTACAGCGCCTCGCGCCCGTCGCTGACCCTGCGCAGCACCGGCACCCCGCGGGTGATCGACCAGGTCACCTTCGCCGGCCTGGCCAACGGCCGCCTGGTCACCCTCGACAACCGCGTGGGCCAGCCCCTCTGGGAGCGCCGCATCGCCACGCCCGAGGGCCGCAGCGAGATCGAGCGCCTGGTCGACCTGGCCGGCCAGCCGGTGCTGACCCAGGACGGCCGACTCTTCGTCACCAGCTACAACGGTCGCCTGATGGCCCTCAGGGCCACCACCGGCGAGACCCTCTGGTCGCGCGACGTCTCCAGCTACCGCACCCCGGTGCTGGTCGGCGACTTCCTGTTCGTGGTCGACGAGGCCAGCCACCTGCTCGCCCTGAACGCCGGCAACGGCGAGGAACTGTGGCGTCTCGAGGCCCTCGAGGGCCGCGGGCTCACCGACCCGGCCTTCGCCGACGGCCGCCTGGTGGTGGGCGACTTCGAGGGCTACCTCCACCTTATCGATGCCCGCGAGGGCACCGTCGTCGGCCGCACCGAGATCGACGGCTCCGGCATCAGCGTCCGCCCGCTCACCGATGGCCGTCGCGTCTATGCCCTGGCCGACGACGGCAGCCTAGAGGCCCTGGAACTGCAACCATGA
- the aroE gene encoding shikimate dehydrogenase, which produces MTDRYCVFGHPVGHSRSPAIHAAFAEQTGEAIEYTAIEAPLDDFAGAWRDFVAAGGRGANVTVPFKEDAYRLCDALSPRARRAGAVNTLILADDGGTRGDTTDGLGLVADLRRHGVALAKARVLVLGAGGAVRGVLEPLLEAGPARLQIANRTAAKARALAEDFADLGPVAGSGFDAVEGPFDLVINGTSASLGGELPPLPDALFAPGATAYDMMYGAEPSVFLRWAEARGARGIDGLGMLVGQAAESFHLWRGVRPDVAPVLEALRQAL; this is translated from the coding sequence ATGACTGACCGTTACTGCGTGTTCGGCCATCCCGTCGGCCATTCCCGGTCGCCGGCGATCCACGCCGCCTTCGCCGAGCAGACCGGCGAGGCCATCGAGTACACCGCCATCGAGGCGCCCCTGGACGACTTCGCCGGGGCCTGGCGCGACTTCGTCGCCGCCGGCGGCCGCGGGGCCAATGTCACCGTGCCCTTCAAGGAGGACGCCTACCGGCTGTGCGACGCGCTGAGCCCCCGGGCCCGACGGGCCGGGGCGGTGAACACCCTGATCCTCGCCGACGACGGCGGCACCCGCGGCGATACCACCGACGGCCTGGGCCTGGTCGCCGACCTGCGGCGCCACGGCGTGGCGCTGGCGAAGGCCCGGGTGCTGGTGCTGGGCGCCGGTGGGGCCGTGCGTGGCGTGCTCGAGCCGCTGCTCGAGGCCGGCCCGGCCCGGCTGCAGATCGCCAACCGCACCGCCGCCAAGGCCCGGGCCCTGGCCGAGGACTTCGCCGACCTGGGGCCCGTGGCCGGCAGCGGGTTCGACGCCGTCGAGGGCCCCTTCGACCTGGTGATCAACGGCACCAGCGCGAGCCTCGGCGGCGAGCTGCCGCCGCTGCCCGACGCCCTGTTCGCCCCGGGGGCGACCGCCTACGACATGATGTACGGCGCCGAGCCCAGCGTCTTCCTGCGCTGGGCCGAGGCGCGCGGCGCCCGCGGCATCGACGGCCTGGGCATGCTGGTGGGGCAGGCCGCCGAGTCGTTCCACCTGTGGCGCGGCGTGCGCCCGGACGTCGCCCCCGTGCTGGAGGCGCTCAGGCAGGCGTTGTAA
- a CDS encoding M48 family metallopeptidase, with protein sequence MRWIHGVAVGALSLALAACTTSPTGRSQLTLMSDQQLDQMGAQAFAQYQQERSTVGGAPYRHVQCVTEAIVRTLPPQARDGGWQVRVFEDESANAFALPGGYVGVNTGLLAIAENQDQLAAVIGHEIAHVLAHHANERASTQSATNLGLSVLSSAAGLEGAGGEQVMAALGLGAQYGILLPFSRRHESEADVVGLQLMAEAGFDPRASVALWRNMSAAGGGQPPEWMSTHPSHGQRIAGLEAQMPEVLPRYEQARQAGRTPNCGRP encoded by the coding sequence ATGCGTTGGATACATGGAGTGGCCGTGGGGGCGCTGAGCCTCGCCCTGGCCGCCTGCACCACCTCACCCACCGGTCGCTCGCAGCTGACCCTGATGTCCGACCAGCAGCTCGACCAGATGGGCGCCCAGGCCTTCGCCCAGTACCAGCAGGAGCGCTCCACCGTGGGCGGCGCCCCCTACCGCCATGTGCAGTGCGTGACCGAGGCCATCGTCCGGACCCTGCCGCCGCAGGCCCGCGACGGGGGCTGGCAGGTGCGGGTCTTCGAGGACGAGTCGGCCAACGCCTTCGCCCTGCCCGGGGGCTATGTGGGGGTCAACACCGGCCTGCTGGCCATCGCCGAGAACCAGGATCAGCTGGCCGCGGTCATCGGCCACGAGATCGCCCATGTGCTGGCCCACCATGCCAACGAGCGCGCCTCGACCCAGAGCGCCACCAACCTCGGCCTCTCGGTGCTGTCGTCGGCGGCGGGACTGGAGGGCGCCGGCGGCGAGCAGGTCATGGCCGCCCTGGGCCTGGGGGCCCAGTACGGGATCCTGCTGCCCTTCTCCCGTCGCCACGAGAGCGAGGCCGACGTGGTCGGCCTGCAGCTGATGGCCGAGGCCGGCTTCGATCCCCGCGCCAGCGTGGCCCTGTGGCGGAACATGAGCGCCGCCGGCGGCGGCCAGCCCCCGGAGTGGATGTCCACCCACCCCAGCCACGGCCAGCGCATCGCCGGCCTCGAGGCCCAGATGCCCGAGGTCCTGCCCCGCTACGAGCAGGCCCGCCAGGCCGGTCGCACCCCGAACTGCGGGCGTCCCTGA
- the der gene encoding ribosome biogenesis GTPase Der: MTPVIALVGRPNVGKSTLFNRLTRSRDALVADFPGLTRDRKYGNGVLGGKAYTVIDTGGISGDEEGIDAAMAEQSLQAIDEADIVLFLVDGRSGLNVADEAIANHLRINQKKTWLVVNKTDGLEEHSAMADFWQLGLGDPRPIAAAHGRNVTALIEEVLAPFPERDEDIPADTGTKGIRIGVIGRPNVGKSTLVNRLLGEERVVVFDEAGTTRDAIEIPFERRGKPYVLVDTAGVRRRKNVREVAEKFSIIKTLEAIKECHVAIMVLDARSGLVEQDLHLLDYVLTSGRALVLAVNKWDGLESEAKDRMRTEIKRRLGFADYAELHFISALHGTGVGDLYPSLERAFASANSHWSTNRLTNILQDAVEQHQPPMVNGRRIKLRMAHQGGSNPPIIVVHGNQTDSLPEAYKRYLTNTFRKVLKVRGTPMRFEFRSGKNPYDNLAGASDREKAKKRELDRTKEARRGRR, translated from the coding sequence ATGACCCCCGTGATCGCTCTGGTCGGCCGCCCCAATGTGGGCAAGTCGACCCTGTTCAACCGCCTGACCCGTTCCCGAGACGCCCTGGTCGCCGACTTCCCGGGCCTGACCCGGGATCGCAAGTACGGCAACGGCGTGCTCGGCGGCAAGGCCTACACGGTGATCGACACCGGCGGCATCAGCGGCGACGAGGAAGGCATCGACGCGGCCATGGCCGAGCAGTCGCTGCAGGCCATCGACGAGGCCGATATCGTGCTGTTCCTGGTCGACGGCCGCAGCGGCCTCAACGTGGCCGACGAGGCCATCGCCAATCACCTGCGCATCAACCAGAAGAAGACCTGGCTAGTGGTCAACAAGACCGACGGCCTGGAAGAGCACTCCGCCATGGCGGACTTCTGGCAGCTCGGCCTCGGCGACCCGCGGCCGATCGCCGCCGCCCATGGCCGCAACGTCACCGCGCTGATCGAGGAGGTGCTCGCGCCCTTCCCCGAGCGCGACGAGGACATCCCCGCCGACACCGGCACCAAGGGCATCCGCATCGGGGTGATCGGTCGCCCCAACGTGGGCAAGTCGACCCTGGTCAATCGCCTGCTCGGCGAGGAGCGGGTGGTGGTCTTCGACGAGGCCGGTACCACCCGGGACGCCATCGAGATCCCCTTCGAGCGCCGCGGCAAGCCCTACGTGCTGGTGGATACCGCCGGCGTGCGGCGCCGCAAGAACGTCCGCGAGGTGGCCGAGAAGTTCTCGATCATCAAGACCCTGGAGGCCATCAAGGAGTGCCATGTCGCCATCATGGTGCTGGACGCCCGCAGCGGCCTGGTCGAGCAGGACCTGCACCTGCTCGACTACGTGCTGACCAGCGGCCGGGCCCTGGTGCTGGCGGTCAACAAGTGGGACGGGCTGGAGAGCGAGGCCAAGGACCGGATGCGCACCGAGATCAAGCGCCGCCTGGGCTTCGCCGACTACGCCGAGTTGCACTTCATCTCGGCGCTGCACGGCACCGGCGTGGGCGACCTCTATCCCTCGCTGGAGCGGGCCTTCGCCTCCGCCAACAGCCACTGGTCCACCAACCGGCTGACCAACATCCTCCAGGACGCCGTGGAGCAGCACCAGCCTCCGATGGTCAACGGCCGGCGCATCAAGCTGCGCATGGCCCACCAGGGCGGCAGCAACCCGCCGATCATCGTCGTCCACGGCAACCAGACGGACTCGCTGCCCGAGGCCTACAAGCGCTACCTGACCAACACCTTCCGCAAGGTGCTCAAGGTGCGTGGCACGCCGATGCGCTTCGAGTTCCGCTCGGGCAAGAACCCCTACGACAACCTGGCCGGCGCCAGCGACCGGGAGAAGGCCAAGAAGCGCGAGCTGGACCGCACCAAGGAGGCCCGCCGCGGCCGTCGCTGA
- a CDS encoding ATP-binding protein — protein MDEELARRLLQLVERVEPWLPPTPVEIDWERDIAALWQRHALGGRLTPVPPRDTLGLEALLGIERQKRALVDNTRAFLRGHPANHALLWGARGSGKSSLVRALLNDLAAEGLRLVQVDRHDLAGLPGLVEGLRRERHRFVVYCDDLSFEGHDDAYKALKSVLDGTLTGPPENVLLYATSNRRHLLPESMSDNDATRLVGDELHHGDAVEEKISLSDRFGLWLSFHPFNQEVYLEACRHWVGHLGTPADWTPEARAEAIRFATLRGGRSGRVAWQFACQWVGTRRLQASP, from the coding sequence ATGGACGAGGAACTGGCGCGGCGCCTGCTGCAGCTGGTGGAGCGGGTGGAACCCTGGCTGCCGCCGACCCCGGTCGAGATCGACTGGGAGCGCGATATCGCCGCCCTCTGGCAGCGTCATGCCCTGGGCGGGCGCCTGACCCCGGTGCCGCCCCGGGACACCCTGGGCCTGGAGGCGCTGCTGGGCATCGAGCGCCAGAAGCGGGCCCTGGTCGACAACACCCGCGCCTTCCTGCGCGGCCATCCCGCCAACCACGCCCTGCTGTGGGGCGCCCGGGGCAGCGGCAAGTCGTCGCTGGTCCGTGCCCTGCTCAACGACCTGGCCGCGGAGGGCCTGCGGCTGGTGCAGGTCGACCGCCACGACCTGGCCGGCCTGCCGGGCCTGGTCGAGGGGCTGCGCCGCGAACGCCATCGCTTCGTGGTCTACTGCGACGACCTGTCCTTCGAGGGGCACGACGACGCCTACAAGGCGCTGAAGAGCGTGCTCGACGGGACGCTCACCGGTCCGCCCGAGAACGTGCTGCTCTACGCCACCTCCAACCGCCGCCACCTGCTGCCCGAGTCGATGAGCGACAACGACGCCACCCGACTGGTGGGCGACGAGCTGCACCATGGCGACGCCGTGGAGGAGAAGATCTCGCTCTCCGACCGCTTCGGCCTGTGGCTGAGCTTCCATCCCTTCAACCAGGAGGTCTACCTGGAGGCCTGTCGTCACTGGGTCGGGCACCTCGGGACGCCCGCGGACTGGACGCCGGAGGCCCGGGCCGAGGCGATTCGCTTCGCCACCCTGCGCGGTGGGCGCAGTGGCCGGGTGGCGTGGCAGTTCGCCTGCCAGTGGGTGGGCACGCGCCGGCTGCAGGCGTCACCCTGA
- a CDS encoding YfgM family protein, translating into MAELRTEEEQLEAIKRWWKENGTSLILGAVIAAAGVFGWKAWQDYQAGQAEAASQRYQQLLTLSGQDALDEAARRQADGLVTTLTEDHGDSLYADLARLLDARLAVQAGDTAAARTALEGLIAESPRPYLQGLARLRLARLQLADDAAEAALATLDGEIPAPLAAQRADIRGDAHLMLGDREAARAAWREALSLSEASDQPLYGVQLKLDDLGVEETTS; encoded by the coding sequence GTGGCGGAGCTGAGAACCGAAGAAGAACAGCTGGAAGCCATCAAGCGCTGGTGGAAGGAGAACGGCACCTCGCTGATCCTCGGCGCGGTGATCGCCGCCGCCGGGGTATTCGGCTGGAAGGCCTGGCAGGACTACCAGGCCGGCCAGGCCGAGGCGGCTTCCCAGCGCTACCAGCAGCTGCTCACCCTGAGCGGCCAGGACGCCCTCGACGAGGCCGCCCGCCGGCAGGCCGACGGCCTGGTGACCACCCTCACCGAGGACCACGGCGATAGCCTCTATGCCGACCTGGCCCGGCTGCTGGACGCCCGCCTGGCCGTGCAGGCCGGCGATACCGCCGCCGCCCGCACCGCCCTGGAGGGGCTGATCGCCGAGAGCCCTCGGCCCTACCTGCAGGGCCTGGCCCGGCTGCGCCTGGCCCGCCTGCAGCTCGCCGACGACGCCGCCGAGGCGGCGCTGGCCACCCTGGACGGCGAGATCCCCGCGCCCCTGGCCGCCCAGCGGGCCGATATCCGCGGCGATGCCCACCTGATGCTCGGCGACCGGGAGGCGGCCCGAGCGGCCTGGCGCGAGGCGCTCAGCCTGTCCGAGGCGAGCGACCAGCCGCTGTACGGCGTGCAACTCAAGCTGGACGACCTGGGCGTCGAGGAGACCACCTCATGA
- a CDS encoding RodZ domain-containing protein, translating to MSDTHSQEPDAFAPQASPGELLRREREAMELSREEVAEALNLRPAVIDGLERDSYEEVPIVTYRRGYLRSYANLLGIDADQVLAAYQARFGSDDTERKVTPVHVVNKPPSRLGAWMFRLATLVVIAGLVGLTLMWWQSRGGSQPPTPGDNAPVAVDSLDGTTTTITQGGGEAADEPDPAAATSAPEADDDATASEEAPAAEAASTEAAPTAAGDAAPSSPAADAGEAAGAAAVPDDEATAATPEAEAAPADEAPAPDAGVLRLTFNEQSWTEIFDATNQRVFVGLQEPGTTARVEGEPPFRLTVGNATGVELVWRGESVDLASRAGANNVARFTLGE from the coding sequence ATGAGCGACACCCATTCACAGGAGCCCGATGCCTTCGCTCCCCAGGCCTCGCCGGGCGAGCTGCTGCGGCGCGAGCGCGAAGCGATGGAGCTGTCACGCGAAGAGGTCGCCGAGGCCCTGAACCTGCGCCCGGCCGTGATCGACGGCCTGGAGCGTGACAGCTACGAGGAAGTGCCGATCGTCACCTATCGGCGCGGCTACCTGCGCAGCTACGCCAACCTGCTGGGCATCGACGCCGATCAGGTGCTGGCCGCCTATCAGGCACGCTTCGGCAGCGACGACACCGAGCGCAAGGTGACCCCGGTACACGTGGTCAACAAGCCGCCCTCACGGCTCGGCGCCTGGATGTTCCGCCTGGCTACCCTGGTGGTCATCGCCGGCCTGGTCGGCCTGACGCTGATGTGGTGGCAGAGCCGCGGCGGCAGCCAGCCGCCCACCCCCGGCGACAACGCCCCGGTGGCCGTGGACAGCCTCGACGGCACCACCACCACCATCACCCAGGGCGGCGGCGAGGCCGCCGACGAGCCGGACCCGGCCGCGGCGACATCCGCCCCCGAGGCCGACGATGACGCCACCGCCAGCGAGGAGGCACCCGCCGCCGAGGCGGCCTCGACCGAGGCGGCACCCACCGCCGCGGGCGACGCCGCGCCATCGTCCCCGGCCGCCGACGCCGGCGAAGCGGCCGGCGCTGCCGCAGTGCCCGACGACGAGGCCACGGCGGCCACGCCCGAGGCGGAGGCTGCACCGGCCGACGAGGCCCCGGCGCCCGACGCCGGCGTGCTGCGCCTGACCTTCAACGAACAGTCCTGGACCGAGATCTTCGACGCCACCAACCAGCGCGTTTTCGTCGGCCTGCAGGAACCCGGCACCACCGCGCGCGTCGAAGGCGAACCGCCCTTCCGCCTGACCGTGGGCAACGCCACCGGCGTCGAGCTGGTCTGGCGCGGCGAGTCCGTGGATCTGGCGTCCCGCGCCGGCGCCAACAACGTCGCCCGTTTCACCCTGGGAGAATGA
- the ispG gene encoding flavodoxin-dependent (E)-4-hydroxy-3-methylbut-2-enyl-diphosphate synthase, protein MHAPSPITRRQSRRIHVGKVPVGGGAPISVQSMTNTDTLDVAATVAQIRQLETAGADIVRVSVPSMDAAEAFGRIKREVEVPLVADIHFDYRIALRVAELGVDCLRINPGNIGREDRVRAVVSAARDNGIPIRIGVNAGSLEKDLQKKYGEPTPAALVESAMRHIDHLERLDFPDFKVSVKASDVFMAVAAYRELAGRIEQPLHLGITEAGGLRSGTVKSSIGLGMLLMDGIGDTIRVSLAADPVEEIKVGFDMLKSLRLRAKGINFVACPSCSRQNFDVIGTMNALEERLEDVLTPLDVSVIGCVVNGPGEAKESDIGLTGGDPANLVYIDGKPASKLRNDHLVDDLERLIRDKIREKQQAEQDVIARDA, encoded by the coding sequence ATGCACGCACCATCGCCCATCACCAGACGCCAGTCGCGCCGCATCCACGTCGGCAAGGTGCCGGTCGGCGGCGGCGCCCCGATCTCCGTCCAGAGCATGACCAACACCGACACCCTGGACGTGGCAGCCACCGTGGCCCAGATCCGTCAGCTGGAGACCGCCGGCGCCGACATCGTGCGCGTCTCGGTGCCGAGCATGGACGCCGCCGAGGCCTTCGGCCGCATCAAGCGCGAGGTGGAGGTCCCGCTGGTCGCGGACATCCACTTCGACTACCGGATCGCCCTGCGCGTCGCCGAGCTCGGCGTCGACTGCCTGCGCATCAATCCCGGCAATATCGGCCGCGAGGACCGCGTGCGGGCGGTCGTCAGCGCCGCCCGGGACAACGGCATCCCGATCCGCATCGGCGTCAATGCCGGCTCGCTGGAGAAGGACCTGCAGAAGAAGTACGGCGAGCCCACCCCGGCGGCCCTCGTCGAGTCCGCGATGCGCCATATCGACCATCTGGAGCGCCTCGACTTCCCCGACTTCAAGGTCAGCGTCAAGGCCTCCGATGTGTTCATGGCCGTGGCCGCCTACCGCGAACTGGCCGGGCGCATCGAGCAGCCGCTGCACCTCGGCATCACCGAGGCCGGCGGGCTGCGCTCGGGCACCGTCAAGTCCTCCATCGGCCTGGGCATGCTGCTGATGGACGGCATCGGCGATACCATCCGGGTCTCGCTGGCGGCGGACCCGGTCGAGGAGATCAAGGTCGGCTTCGACATGCTCAAGAGCCTCAGGCTGCGGGCCAAGGGCATCAACTTCGTCGCCTGCCCCAGCTGCTCGCGCCAGAACTTCGACGTCATCGGCACCATGAATGCCCTGGAGGAGCGTCTGGAGGACGTCCTGACGCCGCTCGATGTCTCCGTCATCGGCTGCGTGGTCAACGGCCCCGGCGAGGCCAAGGAGAGCGACATCGGCCTGACCGGCGGCGACCCGGCCAACCTCGTCTACATCGACGGCAAGCCGGCCAGCAAGCTGCGCAACGACCACCTGGTCGACGACCTGGAGCGGCTGATCCGCGACAAGATCCGGGAGAAGCAGCAGGCCGAACAGGACGTCATCGCCCGGGACGCCTGA